Proteins encoded by one window of Bacillota bacterium:
- the rsgA gene encoding ribosome small subunit-dependent GTPase A: MITIILGKVLRASQVQYHVLADNIHYICTLRGRLLKGKAVTTNLLAVGDDVWITPTSETQAVIERIENRRSKLSRRSPGREPREQLLAVNVDYGVIVMAAIAPDFNTNRLDRYIASCHSGGVCPVICINKIDLTNEDEIRRAMVTYESLGYKVLYTSACTGQGLDELRGLLRDHVSTLVGSSGVGKSSLINAIQPDLALKTRALREKFLKGQHTTTSAELLPLDMGGMVVDTPGMREFALWQDNTENSDVEASFPDIEQASHRCRFRNCTHIHEPACEVRRMVESGEIDPARYKSFVKLSR, encoded by the coding sequence GTGATCACCATTATTCTAGGTAAAGTTCTTCGTGCATCCCAAGTTCAGTACCATGTCCTTGCCGACAACATTCATTACATCTGTACATTGCGAGGCCGGCTCCTAAAGGGCAAAGCGGTTACTACCAATTTGCTGGCGGTAGGAGATGATGTCTGGATAACACCAACCTCAGAAACACAGGCTGTTATCGAGCGCATAGAAAACCGGCGCAGCAAGCTATCGCGCCGCTCCCCGGGTCGAGAGCCACGCGAGCAACTGCTCGCCGTCAATGTTGACTATGGCGTAATCGTTATGGCGGCCATCGCCCCAGACTTTAACACTAACCGCTTGGACCGCTACATCGCCAGTTGCCACAGCGGCGGGGTATGCCCAGTGATATGTATTAACAAAATCGACCTCACCAATGAAGATGAGATTCGGCGCGCCATGGTCACCTATGAAAGCCTCGGCTACAAAGTACTCTACACCAGTGCCTGCACGGGACAAGGCCTCGATGAGCTGCGCGGGCTCCTCAGGGACCATGTTTCCACCCTAGTTGGCTCGAGCGGCGTGGGCAAATCAAGCTTAATTAACGCCATACAACCTGACTTAGCACTTAAGACGCGGGCTTTGCGCGAAAAGTTTCTTAAGGGTCAGCACACTACCACCAGTGCCGAGCTGCTACCTCTAGACATGGGCGGCATGGTGGTCGACACCCCCGGGATGCGGGAATTTGCCCTGTGGCAAGACAACACCGAAAACAGCGATGTCGAGGCCTCGTTCCCAGACATTGAACAGGCCTCGCATCGCTGCCGCTTCAGAAATTGCACGCACATACATGAGCCGGCATGCGAAGTTAGACGCATGGTAGAAAGCGGTGAAATTGACCCCGCTAGATACAAGAGCTTTGTCAAGCTCTCGCGCTAG
- a CDS encoding arsenate reductase ArsC, which yields MYLPKVAFICVHNSCRSQIAEALGTALAGDAFASFSAGTEMRPHINRDAVRLLKQLYGIDMEETQRPKLLSDIPPSDIVVTMGCNVVCPYLPCQHREDWGLSDPTGKSDEEFVVVIREIESKLMNLAERVRGGLIST from the coding sequence ATGTATCTACCGAAAGTTGCCTTCATCTGCGTTCATAATTCTTGTCGCTCACAAATTGCCGAAGCCTTAGGTACAGCATTGGCCGGTGACGCCTTCGCAAGTTTTTCCGCGGGCACAGAAATGAGGCCGCACATCAATCGAGATGCCGTGCGCCTGCTCAAGCAACTATACGGCATCGATATGGAAGAAACGCAGCGCCCAAAGCTTCTGTCAGACATTCCGCCGAGCGATATCGTTGTCACCATGGGGTGCAATGTAGTCTGCCCCTACCTGCCTTGCCAACATCGGGAAGACTGGGGGCTTAGTGACCCGACAGGCAAGAGCGATGAGGAATTCGTCGTCGTCATACGCGAGATAGAAAGTAAGCTGATGAATCTGGCTGAAAGGGTAAGGGGAGGACTAATTAGCACGTAG
- a CDS encoding MFS transporter, whose translation MRTNVRPLAALRHPNFRLFWSGQCVSLVGTWMQRASQAWLVLEMTDSPFLLGLIGVMQFLPVLLLSLVAGVVADRVPKRSLIIATQAGLLLQALTLSALVYTARIEYWHILVLALLQGVCSAFDTPTRQSFMVEMVGKEDLMNAISLNSAVFNAARIIGPAIGGLIMDQFGAGLAFLLNGLSYVFVIYALLKIKVATTSAVKRVRNMGTEIREGLDYALRNPAVFETLALVGLLGIFALNMSILIPVLARDVLGQSAAGYGLLMSAMGVGAVLGATTLASFAHRGPSRKVLFGGAAALTVTQLAMSQASDYTASLILLFIMGWALITYSATANSSLQVAAPDHLRGRVMSLHSLLNGGTSPIGNLFAGSVTDAFGASGGFLACGGMGLLCIMGLLWRGSQARGGDLDESTASNGQPSNQRQDEKSYGLKS comes from the coding sequence ATGAGAACAAATGTGAGGCCATTGGCAGCGTTGCGTCATCCTAATTTTAGGTTGTTTTGGTCTGGCCAATGCGTTTCGCTGGTAGGCACATGGATGCAACGCGCTAGTCAAGCGTGGTTGGTGCTCGAGATGACGGATTCGCCCTTTCTGCTCGGGTTAATCGGCGTTATGCAGTTTTTACCAGTCTTGTTGTTGTCGCTAGTAGCAGGTGTTGTGGCGGACCGCGTTCCTAAACGCAGCCTAATAATAGCCACACAGGCCGGCTTGTTGCTGCAGGCGCTTACTTTGTCAGCCCTTGTGTACACCGCTAGGATAGAATACTGGCATATTCTTGTTCTAGCACTGCTGCAAGGAGTTTGCTCCGCCTTTGACACCCCCACGCGGCAGTCCTTTATGGTGGAGATGGTGGGGAAAGAGGACCTCATGAATGCCATTTCGCTGAACTCGGCTGTTTTTAATGCCGCCCGCATCATCGGCCCCGCCATAGGAGGCCTGATTATGGACCAGTTTGGCGCGGGACTGGCCTTCTTACTCAATGGGTTAAGCTACGTATTCGTAATTTACGCCCTTCTTAAAATCAAAGTTGCCACGACAAGCGCCGTAAAGCGCGTTAGAAACATGGGGACAGAGATACGCGAAGGCCTAGATTATGCCCTGCGTAACCCCGCTGTTTTTGAGACCCTGGCCTTAGTAGGGCTCTTAGGTATTTTCGCGCTTAACATGAGCATTTTAATCCCTGTGCTGGCCCGCGATGTCTTGGGCCAGAGCGCCGCTGGCTATGGTTTACTGATGTCGGCTATGGGCGTGGGGGCTGTGCTTGGCGCAACTACGCTCGCCTCATTTGCCCATCGTGGCCCTAGTAGGAAGGTGCTTTTCGGTGGTGCGGCCGCACTCACCGTGACACAGCTTGCCATGTCTCAGGCTAGCGATTATACGGCCTCCCTCATACTGCTATTTATTATGGGTTGGGCTCTAATCACCTACAGCGCGACGGCGAACTCGAGTCTACAAGTCGCAGCGCCAGACCATTTACGCGGCAGGGTGATGAGCCTACACTCCTTGCTCAACGGCGGCACATCGCCCATTGGCAACCTGTTTGCCGGTAGCGTGACGGATGCCTTCGGCGCCTCGGGCGGCTTTTTGGCCTGTGGTGGTATGGGCTTACTATGTATTATGGGGCTACTATGGCGTGGTAGCCAAGCAAGAGGAGGAGACCTAGATGAGTCTACTGCATCAAACGGACAACCAAGTAATCAGCGCCAAGATGAAAAGAGCTATGGACTTAAGTCATGA
- a CDS encoding metalloregulator ArsR/SmtB family transcription factor: MIDVSRMEALVEFYGALADATRLKLIGLLAVKPMCGSELARELEVSAPTVSHHIGRLKRLELVKSVREDTTIYYALDTDRLHALNRSVFGEAENKDTPRPKRDERQKVLDAFFVGGRLKDLPVQRKKKLYALEEILKLFEPERIYTEDEVNEHIKTVFQDYCTIRREFIINGYMRRDKGMYQVNLG, encoded by the coding sequence ATGATAGATGTTTCACGCATGGAGGCACTTGTGGAGTTCTATGGCGCGTTAGCAGATGCGACACGGTTAAAACTCATTGGTCTACTCGCAGTAAAGCCGATGTGTGGTTCCGAACTTGCTCGTGAACTTGAAGTTAGCGCACCTACGGTCAGTCACCACATTGGGCGGCTCAAACGATTAGAGCTAGTTAAATCGGTACGCGAAGACACTACAATCTATTACGCTTTGGACACCGACAGACTGCACGCCTTAAACCGCTCTGTGTTTGGTGAGGCAGAAAACAAAGATACTCCCCGCCCTAAAAGAGACGAGCGCCAAAAGGTCTTAGACGCCTTTTTTGTCGGCGGACGACTGAAAGACCTCCCTGTGCAGCGCAAGAAGAAACTTTATGCGCTAGAAGAAATTCTAAAATTATTCGAACCGGAGCGCATCTACACCGAAGACGAGGTGAACGAGCACATTAAGACCGTCTTTCAGGACTACTGCACTATCCGGCGCGAGTTCATTATTAACGGCTACATGCGCCGCGATAAGGGTATGTATCAGGTCAACCTAGGTTAA
- a CDS encoding Arc family DNA-binding protein, protein MSEKESSKKQLLLRLSPALWRELAAWAEDDFRSINAQIEYLLHECVQRRKKGQKET, encoded by the coding sequence ATGAGTGAAAAAGAATCCAGCAAAAAGCAGCTGCTGCTTCGTCTGTCGCCTGCGCTCTGGCGGGAGTTAGCAGCATGGGCGGAAGACGACTTTCGCTCCATTAATGCTCAGATCGAGTACCTGTTGCATGAATGTGTGCAGCGTAGAAAGAAGGGCCAAAAAGAAACCTAG
- a CDS encoding ABC transporter ATP-binding protein — protein sequence MAMINVSLLTLTYPSGKGVFELDFTVPKGAVMGYLGPNGAGKTTTLRALLGFMRPDKGKCHIAGLDCIEEAPEVQKHLGYIPGEIVFPDGMYGDEFLSFMAAMRGTKNTTRLKQLLDMFELDPRGKIRRFSKGMKQKLGIVAAFMHSPEVLVLDEPSSGLDPLMQNRFTELILSEKALGRTILMSSHIFEEVEKVCDTVLIIKNGRIVKQAEVQALKDSQRKVFALTTADNSLAAKTLVAAGFKAQSDASGVVLIEVAGGNVDRFIKAAAELTVQNLSVKHQTLEDIFIDFYGKEVK from the coding sequence ATGGCCATGATCAATGTCTCTCTGCTAACCCTTACTTACCCCAGCGGTAAGGGCGTCTTCGAGCTAGATTTTACGGTGCCCAAGGGCGCGGTTATGGGCTACCTTGGGCCAAACGGCGCTGGCAAAACCACTACCCTGAGAGCGCTTCTAGGGTTTATGCGTCCAGACAAGGGCAAGTGCCACATTGCAGGGCTTGACTGCATAGAAGAGGCCCCAGAAGTGCAGAAACACTTGGGGTACATACCGGGCGAAATCGTGTTTCCTGACGGTATGTACGGCGATGAGTTTCTCTCCTTTATGGCGGCGATGCGGGGTACAAAGAACACTACACGCCTAAAACAACTCCTCGATATGTTCGAGCTAGACCCCCGCGGCAAGATTAGGCGCTTTTCTAAGGGCATGAAACAGAAGCTCGGCATCGTGGCGGCCTTTATGCATAGCCCCGAGGTGCTAGTTCTAGATGAGCCCTCAAGCGGGCTCGACCCTCTGATGCAAAACCGCTTCACGGAGCTAATTCTATCTGAGAAAGCACTTGGCAGAACTATACTTATGTCGAGCCACATCTTTGAGGAGGTCGAGAAAGTTTGCGACACGGTGCTCATTATTAAGAACGGGCGCATAGTCAAGCAAGCGGAGGTGCAAGCGCTTAAGGACTCGCAGAGGAAAGTATTCGCGCTTACAACTGCCGATAACTCTTTGGCGGCCAAAACGCTTGTTGCGGCGGGTTTCAAGGCACAAAGCGACGCGAGCGGTGTAGTGCTCATTGAAGTCGCCGGCGGCAATGTGGACCGCTTCATTAAGGCAGCTGCAGAGCTGACCGTGCAAAACTTAAGCGTGAAGCACCAGACGCTCGAAGACATCTTCATTGATTTTTATGGCAAGGAGGTCAAGTAG
- a CDS encoding ABC transporter substrate-binding protein, whose product MKIAKLLSLITVVALLVLLVACTDTATRNAPATNAPTVTANPAPVVTPAPVTPAPVPVTTPATTPAQTPAPTTAPATTPAPQATAAAAPRPTQTQTVTPAPTPTRVATQTPTQTPTQTPTQTPTQTPTQTPTQTPTQTPTQTQTPAPLPFVLVEADGTRVVLDRVPTRVVALSVNTASVLAELGIMPVGMATTARAPEIIRDVPQVGAPRSPNIEQLRALNPDLVIANILFKPALQPILRQHGFTAYFIDNQRYSDVIANVEMFGRAFGRTERSNQVLNDIRRREAAIRQRVQGRPSPIVMIIFGTADSFSLSTEFSYAGEMARMLGARNITSGMNVPLNVQTIPLSMENVLAANPQVILRISHGNPAEMQSMFEREFTQNPLWGTMSAVQNGRVIDLPVDLFFSNPGLAMVDALEQLARVLYP is encoded by the coding sequence TTGAAGATTGCTAAGTTGCTCTCGCTCATTACTGTTGTGGCCCTGCTAGTTCTACTTGTGGCGTGCACTGACACTGCGACACGCAATGCTCCCGCAACCAACGCGCCAACCGTCACTGCCAACCCTGCCCCCGTAGTTACTCCGGCCCCCGTGACGCCGGCCCCGGTACCAGTGACAACTCCTGCGACCACTCCAGCCCAAACTCCGGCACCAACAACTGCGCCGGCTACTACTCCGGCACCCCAGGCCACGGCAGCCGCAGCTCCGCGCCCGACACAAACTCAAACGGTGACCCCTGCACCGACACCCACACGAGTAGCCACACAAACGCCAACGCAAACACCAACACAAACGCCAACGCAAACACCAACACAAACGCCAACGCAAACACCAACACAAACGCCAACACAGACACCAACACAAACGCAAACGCCTGCACCATTGCCCTTTGTCCTAGTTGAGGCCGATGGCACACGGGTAGTGCTCGACAGAGTACCCACGCGCGTAGTGGCCCTCTCTGTCAACACTGCCAGCGTGCTAGCAGAGCTTGGCATCATGCCCGTAGGCATGGCCACGACTGCGCGCGCCCCGGAGATTATTCGTGACGTGCCGCAGGTAGGCGCACCTCGTTCTCCTAACATTGAGCAACTACGCGCCCTTAATCCCGATTTAGTAATCGCGAACATTTTGTTTAAGCCAGCTCTGCAGCCTATCTTGCGGCAGCACGGCTTCACCGCTTACTTTATCGATAACCAACGCTATAGCGATGTGATCGCCAATGTAGAGATGTTTGGCCGCGCTTTTGGTCGCACCGAGAGGTCTAACCAAGTACTTAACGATATTCGTAGGCGCGAGGCCGCCATTCGGCAACGTGTGCAGGGACGTCCGTCCCCCATCGTGATGATAATCTTTGGCACCGCAGATTCCTTCTCCTTATCGACGGAGTTTTCCTACGCCGGAGAAATGGCAAGAATGCTAGGTGCCCGCAATATCACTTCCGGAATGAATGTGCCGCTCAATGTGCAAACCATACCGCTCAGCATGGAGAATGTGCTCGCTGCGAATCCGCAAGTGATACTACGCATTTCGCACGGCAACCCTGCCGAAATGCAGAGCATGTTTGAGCGTGAGTTCACGCAAAATCCGTTATGGGGCACCATGTCTGCCGTGCAAAACGGACGCGTGATCGACTTGCCTGTGGATTTGTTCTTTTCTAACCCCGGCCTAGCCATGGTTGATGCCCTCGAGCAGCTCGCCCGTGTGCTCTACCCCTAG
- a CDS encoding ABC transporter permease subunit — protein MNLALFRHTLKRNWMLLVIFFGVLTMYMTVMLSMYDPADMAGLLAMMEAIPAGLRAAFGFEALATDLTGYLASWLYGLLMIGFPMVYSIILANGLVAKMVDNGSFAFLLSTPNTRVRIIVTQGVYALTSLLVLFALLFGVGVFSAETMFPGELDINAFLRLNITTMLVNMTVMMISFFFSCVFNETRLSLSLGAGIPISFLLMNMLGGSGPGLELLSSMSIFGFYDPRKIVAGASTWGVNSIYIALIVALFTAGTIIFNRKRLPL, from the coding sequence ATGAACCTTGCTCTGTTTCGCCATACCCTAAAACGCAACTGGATGTTGCTGGTGATCTTTTTCGGCGTGCTGACGATGTACATGACGGTGATGCTCTCCATGTACGACCCCGCGGACATGGCAGGACTCCTAGCTATGATGGAGGCCATCCCAGCAGGTCTCAGGGCGGCCTTCGGATTTGAGGCCTTGGCGACGGATTTGACGGGCTACCTCGCGAGCTGGTTGTATGGGTTGCTCATGATTGGCTTCCCGATGGTGTATTCTATAATTCTCGCTAATGGGCTGGTGGCCAAGATGGTCGACAATGGCTCCTTCGCCTTCCTGCTTTCTACTCCTAACACCAGGGTGCGCATCATTGTCACGCAAGGGGTTTACGCGCTCACCTCACTGCTCGTCCTGTTTGCCCTCCTCTTTGGCGTGGGGGTGTTTTCTGCAGAGACGATGTTTCCAGGTGAACTAGACATCAACGCCTTCTTAAGACTAAACATCACGACCATGTTGGTAAACATGACCGTGATGATGATCTCCTTTTTCTTCTCTTGTGTCTTTAACGAAACGAGGCTTTCGCTTAGCTTAGGAGCAGGTATACCGATTTCGTTCTTGCTCATGAACATGCTCGGCGGCTCAGGACCTGGTCTAGAACTCCTTTCCTCCATGTCAATCTTTGGCTTCTATGACCCGCGCAAGATCGTCGCTGGTGCTTCTACTTGGGGCGTAAATTCGATCTATATCGCTTTAATCGTCGCACTGTTCACGGCTGGTACAATCATCTTCAACCGCAAACGTCTGCCGTTGTAG
- a CDS encoding AAA family ATPase → MKKIAVYGKGGIGKSTTTSNMSAALAVKGFTVMQIGCDPKADSTKNLMSGRVIPTVLDSIKAKRADLTLDDIVFKGYRGVLCVEAGGPTPGVGCAGRGIITAFEKLEELKAFEVYRPDIVIYDVLGDVVCGGFAMPLRGGYAEDVYIVTSGEMMSLFAASNIAHAVSQFSTRGYARLSGLILNAKGVEDEVELVSKAAQEIGSSIVQYVPRHHLVQRAENQGTTVIESFPESDMSQVYLELAAKVAQPKILSQAI, encoded by the coding sequence GTGAAGAAAATTGCCGTCTATGGCAAGGGTGGCATTGGTAAGTCGACTACAACATCTAATATGTCGGCTGCCTTAGCGGTTAAGGGGTTCACGGTAATGCAAATTGGTTGTGACCCTAAGGCTGATTCGACTAAGAACTTGATGTCAGGGCGGGTGATTCCTACCGTACTAGATAGCATCAAGGCCAAGCGGGCGGACTTAACTCTGGATGATATCGTGTTTAAAGGGTATAGGGGTGTGCTTTGCGTGGAGGCGGGCGGACCAACACCAGGTGTAGGTTGCGCCGGCCGGGGGATTATCACTGCCTTTGAGAAGCTCGAAGAACTTAAGGCCTTCGAGGTATATCGGCCGGATATCGTCATTTATGACGTGCTTGGTGATGTTGTCTGTGGTGGATTCGCTATGCCGCTACGCGGAGGATATGCAGAAGACGTCTACATAGTGACCTCAGGTGAGATGATGTCGCTCTTTGCGGCCAGCAACATTGCCCATGCCGTTAGTCAATTTAGTACGCGCGGGTATGCCCGTTTGAGCGGACTCATTCTCAATGCCAAAGGGGTCGAGGATGAGGTGGAGTTAGTTAGCAAGGCGGCGCAAGAAATTGGCAGCAGCATTGTGCAGTATGTGCCGCGGCACCATCTTGTGCAACGCGCCGAAAACCAAGGTACCACAGTTATCGAGTCTTTTCCGGAGTCTGACATGAGTCAAGTCTACCTAGAGCTAGCCGCTAAAGTGGCGCAGCCCAAAATCTTGTCTCAAGCCATATAA
- a CDS encoding SPFH domain-containing protein: MASINENIRQSPHEEVAPPSIPGLYVLVLNIVLMVATAVMSVYGVVWLESDLRLTGEPRLISLVFTVFGLFYLLVKGPIIFVGLKVIRPNEALVLTLFGKYYGTLREAGFYFVNPFVSAVNPTAGVQLTTGAVAGKLEKNVLTLSQSKIISLKAITLNNDKQKINDKLGNPIIIGVVVVWRVINTAKAVFSVDNYKEYLSIQCDSALRNIVRNYPYDLPSEESEMSLRGSSQEVAEKLCHELQEKVSVAGLEIIESRITHLSYAPEIAAAMLQRQQASAMVDARQLIVEGAVGMVEMALIKLNENDIVKLDEERKAAMVSNLLVVLCGNRDVQPVVNSGSLY, from the coding sequence ATGGCAAGTATTAACGAAAATATCAGGCAGTCGCCACACGAGGAAGTCGCCCCGCCGTCTATACCCGGGCTGTATGTGTTAGTGCTAAACATTGTGTTGATGGTTGCCACCGCGGTGATGTCCGTATATGGGGTGGTGTGGTTAGAAAGCGACCTCAGACTGACCGGCGAGCCACGCCTCATCAGCCTCGTATTCACGGTGTTCGGGCTCTTTTATCTCTTGGTCAAAGGACCTATCATTTTTGTGGGGCTCAAGGTCATACGCCCTAATGAAGCTCTAGTGCTGACCCTCTTTGGCAAGTACTACGGCACATTAAGAGAGGCTGGATTTTACTTCGTCAACCCTTTTGTTTCGGCTGTTAACCCTACGGCGGGGGTGCAACTAACAACCGGCGCGGTGGCCGGTAAGTTGGAGAAGAATGTGTTGACCCTGTCCCAGAGCAAAATCATCTCGCTTAAGGCTATTACACTTAACAACGATAAGCAGAAGATTAACGACAAACTCGGCAACCCCATCATCATCGGCGTGGTGGTCGTTTGGAGGGTCATTAACACAGCGAAAGCAGTTTTTAGTGTCGACAACTACAAGGAGTATCTCTCGATACAGTGCGACTCGGCGCTGCGCAACATAGTGCGTAACTACCCCTACGACCTACCTAGTGAAGAAAGCGAGATGTCGCTACGTGGTAGCAGTCAAGAAGTAGCCGAAAAACTGTGCCACGAGTTGCAAGAGAAAGTATCAGTGGCGGGGCTTGAGATTATCGAATCCCGCATCACGCATCTTTCTTATGCGCCTGAAATCGCCGCCGCCATGCTGCAAAGGCAACAAGCTTCGGCAATGGTGGACGCGCGTCAGCTTATTGTCGAGGGGGCGGTGGGCATGGTAGAGATGGCGCTAATCAAGCTCAACGAGAATGATATCGTCAAACTAGACGAAGAGCGTAAAGCCGCCATGGTCAGCAACTTGCTAGTGGTACTGTGCGGCAACAGAGATGTTCAGCCAGTAGTTAACAGTGGATCATTGTATTAG